In the genome of Candidatus Methylomirabilota bacterium, the window GCGAGAGCGCCGTGACCAAGCTCTTCACCGCCGAGGCGGTCTGGAAGATCGTGGACCACGCGATGCAGGTCCTCGGCGGCATCGGCTACACGACCGACTTCCCGATCCAGGCGATCTTCCGCAACGCGCGTCTCATGCGGATCGGCGCCGGCTCCGACGAGATCATGAAGTTCCTCATCGCCCGCGAGATCCTGAAGGAGATCAAGGGGTAGACTTGACGCGATGAGCGGGGTAGAGGTCCGCGACCAGGTCCGACCCTCGCCCGGCGTCGAGGACGTCGTCGAGGAGGCCGTCGCCCCGCCCTGGATGACGGTCCTCCACAACTGCGAGTGTCACACGTTCGAGCAGGTCGTGAAGCAGCTCCAGAAGGCGATCGCCTGCAGCGAAG includes:
- a CDS encoding acyl-CoA dehydrogenase family protein translates to ESAVTKLFTAEAVWKIVDHAMQVLGGIGYTTDFPIQAIFRNARLMRIGAGSDEIMKFLIAREILKEIKG
- a CDS encoding ATP-dependent Clp protease adaptor ClpS, with the translated sequence MSGVEVRDQVRPSPGVEDVVEEAVAPPWMTVLHNCECHTFEQVVKQLQKAIACSEAEGWEIAWRVHNTGKAVVKIGPEAECVRVGNILAAIGLVVTVTQS